From one Streptococcus oralis genomic stretch:
- a CDS encoding CadD family cadmium resistance transporter, which yields MVQNVVTSIILYSGTAVDLLIILMLFFAKRKSRKDIINIYLGQFLGSVSLILLSLLFAFVLNYIPSKEILGLLGLIPIFLGLKVLLLGDSDGEAIAKDGLRKDNKNLIFLVAMITFASCGADNIGVFVPYFITLNLANLIVALLTFLVMIYLLVFSAQKLAQVPSVGETLEKYSRWFIAVVYLGLGMYILIENNSFNMLRTVFG from the coding sequence ATGGTTCAAAATGTTGTTACTTCAATAATCCTGTATTCTGGGACAGCCGTAGACTTACTTATTATCCTAATGTTATTTTTTGCCAAAAGAAAAAGCAGAAAAGACATCATTAACATCTATTTAGGACAATTTCTAGGCTCTGTTAGTCTAATATTGCTAAGTTTACTTTTTGCATTTGTCTTAAATTATATTCCTAGTAAAGAGATTTTAGGTTTGCTCGGTTTGATTCCAATTTTCCTAGGACTCAAAGTTTTGCTTTTAGGAGATTCTGATGGAGAAGCTATTGCAAAAGATGGTTTGCGCAAAGATAATAAAAACCTGATTTTTCTAGTCGCTATGATTACTTTTGCAAGTTGTGGTGCTGACAATATTGGTGTTTTTGTCCCATATTTTATTACCTTAAATTTAGCGAATTTGATAGTGGCTTTACTTACCTTTCTAGTCATGATTTATCTCTTGGTTTTTTCTGCCCAAAAATTGGCACAAGTCCCTTCTGTTGGAGAAACTTTGGAAAAATATAGCAGATGGTTTATTGCCGTTGTTTATTTAGGACTGGGGATGTATATCCTGATTGAAAACAACAGCTTTAACATGCTAAGGACTGTGTTCGGCTAG